The bacterium genome includes a window with the following:
- a CDS encoding SRPBCC domain-containing protein, whose translation MKQIAANEKAPAYARQEAHIDAPITVVWSVLTDLAKWPEWNVSVKEMRLQGRVEVGAEFHWKTGGMKICSRIEQITPPFTIVWSGRTMGIRAIHAWTFTTEKNSTRVRTEESFEGFMTWLFARPMRRVLAKALQQGLDALKDEAEKRHRAKLD comes from the coding sequence ATGAAACAGATCGCAGCGAACGAAAAAGCGCCGGCCTATGCAAGGCAGGAAGCTCATATTGACGCGCCGATTACAGTCGTTTGGAGCGTTTTGACCGATTTAGCAAAATGGCCGGAGTGGAATGTGAGCGTCAAGGAAATGCGCCTTCAAGGCAGAGTCGAGGTCGGCGCCGAGTTTCACTGGAAGACTGGAGGCATGAAGATTTGTTCGCGCATTGAACAAATCACACCGCCGTTTACTATCGTCTGGTCCGGGCGAACCATGGGCATTCGCGCGATACATGCATGGACGTTCACAACAGAAAAAAACAGCACCAGGGTGAGAACCGAAGAGTCCTTTGAAGGATTCATGACCTGGCTTTTTGCCAGACCCATGCGCAGGGTATTGGCCAAGGCGCTGCAGCAAGGACTCGATGCGCTGAAAGACGAAGCAGAAAAAAGGCATCGCGCAAAACTGGATTGA